The genome window CAATAATTGTTGCAATCCTTGCGATCGCCCGATCTCCTTCAATTTAGTTTCCAAGGCAGCGATTGCATCGTCAATTCCCTTGACTTCAGCAGAGATTTGTGCTGTTTCTCTAGCATGACGACGATAAGCTTCAACAATCGCTTCTGGCGTGTTATAGCTTGGCAATACGGGATCGACTTTCAGGATAGAGCGTTCTTCTTTGAGCGCCTCAATCTGAGTGCGAATTGCTTCAATTTCTACTTGCATCGGCTCCATAATTACTTACCTAACTTAGGCGAATGGTTGCGTAAAACTTCTGGCATTTTGTGGATTAATTGACAGGATGGCACTTACTCAACATTAATTCCCACCCTCGTTGACCTAACTTATGTTGAACTGGATGAGTCCTAAACAGAAAGCAAATTTGTTTTTAGCTATTGCCACAATTTTAAGTATGGGAATAGGATTGCTAACTGTGTCAATGCCTGCTTTAGCCGATATGACGACGAGTAACTGGAGCGAATGGATTGAAATCAATGAAACCAACACTGCCAGCCGAGTGATTAATCGGAGAGACGATATTAGCCAGAACAACTGTCTGAGTAATGCGCTTGAATTCCTGAAAAGCAGTAATGCCAAAGAGACAGGAGTTATCACAGAATCAGCTTACGGACGATTTGGCAATCTGTCAGCTTATTTGATTTGTGCGCCTGAAGGGGATAAAGTTCTCGTTTTTGTTTCAGGACCTAGAAACAAATCCCTACAAATTCAGCAGTTACGCAAAAATTTGACTGATAAATTCAGGAAATATTAGAGGTTTTCGCGCCGTGAGTGTCAATCGAGAGTGATCGCACTTGTGCCATAATTCCTTCATCCTTCCAAGCCGCCGCCATTACCTCCACAACTGTCGGTGCCAACGCCTTCTCTACTAAAGCTAATAAAGTTGGCCCCGCACCACTAATCACCATCCCGAAAGCACCAGCTGCCATTGCTGCCGAATGGACAGCATCATATCCTTGAATCAATGCTGTCCGATAAGGCTGATGGATTCGGTCTTGCATCGCAACTCGCAACCAGTCACCCCTGCCGGTTTCCAACCCTCGCAACAATAAACCCAGATGAGCCGTATTAAAAATTGCATCGGCGCGACTGTACTGAGTTGGTAAAACCCGCCGCGCTTCTTCCGTCGAAAGTTCAAAATCTGGAATCGCTACCACCGGCACAATCTCAGAATGCCAAGGAATCTCACAAATTTCCCATTCTTCTTTGAGTTCTCCGTGTCTATGCGGTTCGTCAATCAAACCCGTCGCTGCCAGACGACACCCCCCCAACAGTGCTGGAACCACATTATCAGGATGTCCTTCCAGAGCGATCGCAATTCTGCTCACCTCATTTTCATCTAGAGGGGCCCCAGCCAGACAGTTCGCACCCACCAAACCTCCCACAATTGCCGTTGCCGAACTCCCCAAGCCTCTTGCCAGCGGTACACCCAATTCGATCTCAATCTGCACAGGCGGTGGCGTCTTCCCGATATGTTCGTACAATTTCACGAATGACTGGTAAACCAGATTATCAGCACCCGTGTTGACTCGTGCGGCTTCTGTACCCTCAACCGTAATGCTGAGTAGTGTTGCAGCATCCGCTTCCAGGCGGGTGAACTTGAACTGGTTGTACAGCGCTAAAGCTGCGCCTATACAATCAAAACCCGGCCCCAAGTTAGCAGTTGTGGCTGGAACGCTGACGGTAACGCTAGAAACAGGATGCATCTCAACTTGGCGAAATAGACTATTTATAGACTTTACCGTTTAACAGTCTGCTGTCTATGAACGAACATTTTTGTCCTGTATTACACAGATGTTCAATGGCAGCGTGACTGTAAAATTAGTTCCCACTCCAACTTTACTGTTTACAGCAATCTCTCCACTCTGTAAGTCTAAACATTTTTTGACAATCGTTAGTCCAAGCCCATGACCCGGAATATTACTCACATTTGTCGCTCGATGAAATGAGTCAAACAAAAGTTCTAGGTCGTCTGGCGGAATGCCAATTCCGTTGTCTTTTATCTGAAAAACTGCCTTTTCATTCTCACACAAAAGTTCAAAGTGGATATTGCTGCCTTCGGGTGAATACTTAATCGCATTTACCAATAAGTTGCTAAAAATATGCCGTAGCAATTTTTCATCCAAACAAGCATCAGGACAATCACCTTGATTTGTAAAAATGATTCTATGTTTTGAACCAGAGCTGAATTTTATATGTTCTACCAAATCTCGGCAAAAACATACGAGATCCAGGCTTTCCGGCTTACATTCCAGCTTTCCTTCTTCGGCTTTCCCGAACTCTAAAACTTCATTCAACAAATTGTTCAGCGAATGAACTGAGGTTTGAATAAGATAGAAATATTCGCGTCTTTTAAGTTCTGATAATTCGTGACTATAAGATTCCAGTAATTCCGCAGAAGATAAAATTGCCGTCAGCGGATTACGAAATTCGTGGGCAACCATGAACCAAAAGCGAGATTTGAGTTCGCTCAGTTGTTTTTCTTTTTCTAGAGCCACGCGAGTTGCTGCTTCGGCTAAATGTCTGCGAAGCGCGATTTCAATCGTGGTATGTAAATCTCTTTCGTCAAAAGGTTTAATTATATAACCAAATGGCTCTGTAATCTTGGCTCTTTCTAGGGTTTTTTCATCCGCATAAGCCGTTAAATAAACTACCGGAATATCAAAATTTTCATGAATTTTTTCAGTAGTTTCTATTCCATCTAGTTTTCCTTTTAGCATAATATCCATTAACACTAGATCGGGTTGAATTTCTGCTACTTTTTGAAGTGCCTCCTCTCCTGAAGCAACAGAAGCGCCAACCTTATATCCTAAACGTTGTAAGCTTTTGACAATATCTTTGGCAACAATTCTTTCATCTTCAACGACCAAAATTTTTTCCTTTGCCATTTTTTTATTTATGCCTTCCTATATTGCCAATTTCTGAAAATGTGATGTTAAAGCTTGTCCCCTTACTACTATCCAGTTCAATCGTCCCGTCTAATTGTTCGGTAAGGGTGCATACTAACTCTAAGCCTAAAGATTCAGTATTCCGGAAGTCTAAGTCTGTCGGAAACCCGATCCCGTTATCACTGACGCTCAAAATAAATTGATGATTGCCGCTTGAGTAAATATTAATACAAATTTCATTGTCTTCACTGGGGGTGGGAAAAGCGTGTTTTAAAGAATTGGACATTAATTCATTGATAATTAGGCCGCAAGGAATCGCTGTATCAATGTTTAGGGTAATTTTATTAACGGTTGTTTTCAGCGTAATTGCCTGAGAGCTTGCTTTGTAGGAACGAAGCAAATTTCTGGCTAGATCGTGGATATATTCAGCAAAGTCTATCCTAGATAGGTCTTTGGACTGATACAATTTTTCGTGAATGAGAGCCATCGAGCGGATACGATTCTGACTGTCCTTGAACATTCCCAGAACCTGTTCCTCTTTGGTATAGGCAGATTGCAGCTTTAACAGACTAGAAATAATCTGTAAATTGTTTTTGACGCGGTGGTGAATTTCTTTCAGTAGCACCTCTTTTTCTTTGAGCGAAGCTTTGAGCTGCTCTTCTGCCCGTTTGCGTTCCGCAAGTTCGGCTTGTACTTGCTGATAAAGTTCAGACTGCTGAATTGCGATCGCTACCTGCGTTGACAATTGTTTGAGCAAATCAATCTCAAACTCCCGCCAACGCCTCGGTCCCGAACAGTGATAGGCGCACAGCAGACCCCACAAATGTTCTCCTTGCAGAATCGGAACCACGAGGCTGCCTCGGATATCATACAAAGCCAGGATATCGATATGACATTGGGTTAATCCGGCGGTATAAATATCTTCCGTGACTTGAATGCGCCCTTTTTTGTAGGATTGGGCATAATTTTTTCCAAAGCAATTGTCATGAATTGTGCTGCTCAGAGCCGGTTGCCAGCCCTCAGCGACAGATTCGACAACGACAGTGCCACTCAAATCTGGATTGAAACGGTAGATAATCACACGGTCAGTTTGGAGAAATTGCCGCACTTCGGCGACTGCTGTGTTCAGAATTTCATCCAAATTGAGTGATTGATGAATGCGGAGGGCAATTGTGGTTAACAGGCGATTGCGCTCAAGCTGTTCTAACAGTTCCGCTGGGCTTTCCTGTCCTTGAGGTTCTAGGGTTTCATTATGCGGGGGGACAGAGGATTCGGCTTCAAACTGCGTGATCGATTGCTGCAATCGCTCTACTGCTGTAGATATTTGTGTGAGATCAAGGGTTTGCAGAAAACTGGTTTGGGTAACAATCCCTAACAGATCCCTACCATTATCCGACACCACGACTCGCTGCACCTGGTGCTGCTGCATTTCCCAAAGGGCAACCAGCACTGAATCTGAGGGGCTTAAAGACAACACAGGTGCGTTCATTACCCTAAACGCCTGTATCTGCGATAAATCCAGGCTGAGAGCTTGAAGATCGATGATGTCTCGTTCGATGACAATCCCCACTGCATTTAGGGGGATTGTTAGCGTAGGGGTAGGTCGCACGTTTTGAGTTTCGTTAGCGTAGCGGTGGCTAGCACTTTTTGAGGTTTGAACATTCGCTTCGCTTAAGGGCTTGGGTTGAAGTTTTGAGTCTTGAATAGAACTCAACTCGGAAGTTTCTTCTGTAAGCACAACACAATTGACCTGGTGTTCTGCCATTAACTGAGCTAAGCTCAGCGCCGAAGCCGTCGCCGGTGCTTGAATAACCGAGGCAGTCATCGCCTCTATCAAAGGCTGGGATTTGATTAGCTCGTCGAGTGGCAGTGCTTGACGAATACTTTCGAGGGTGATAACACCCACTACTTGCTTTTGCACGTCTACAACAGGTAGGTGGCGAATTTGGTGCTGGCGCAGGATTAATAATGCAGTGAAAATATTTTCGGTGTCAGATTCAATGTCGGATTCAGTCAGGGCGATGCTTGGCTGCGTCATCACCGAGGCAATCTTCACTTCAGCTAAATTGATTTCTGAGGCGATTATCCGAATCGCATCGGTGTGAGTAAACACTCCAAGTAGGTGTAACCCGTCTACGACAAAGACACTGCTGGCTCGTGCCTCGCTCATCAGCACTGCTTCTGGCGGTATCTTCAAACTAGGAAGTACGCAACTGCTTTTCGCTTTGCCCATCATAGCGATCGCATCTATTACTAGGGTGTCAGGTGATACGGTCAGAGGACGACGATCGATGACGGACTCTAAGCTAAGCAATCCCTTTGTTGGCATAGGTTAACCTGTATATTAGTGCGGTGAGCGATCGCATACTTGCATTTGCTATTCCTCATATTGCCGAATAGATTTTGCGAAAAGCAGTTGCTCCTTCACTTAGGATTCCCGCAAAAACTGTATTAAATATCACATTACTGCCTTGCAACGGTATTTATTTGGCACAAATTGCAGCAACACAAATTGCTGCGCCTTTGGCGGTACAAAGGTCAAAATTTACAAATTGCTACTACGGGCACCTAATTCGCGTGCAGGGAACCTGATAAATCTCCGATTCGTCTCTAGGCTTCGCGTGCTTTTGCCCTCATTCATCAAATTCATGACAGCAAGAAAACATCCTCGCAACAGTGAAATCCTAGATAATTCGGATGTTTTTCCAGGGCAATCGCTATTTTTATCACCTCCACCTTAGCTAGAAGCTACCCAGCCAGATAGTTAAGACAAAACCCCTTTAACAATACCTTTTGCTATGCTCTTTAGTCCTCCTGCCAAAGGAATATTCATCGGACTCAACATCTGCGTTGGCAGCATCTGACATAAGGTGGAAAACTTAATAATTGAGAGATATAGAGTATTTAGCTAGGTTAGAGGCTTAAATCAGTCCTGCTACATTAAATCGATAAAACAGAGCCAAAAAATGAACTTATTTAAGCGCATTCCCAACATCCTGTTGCACCCCAAAAGTGAGTGGCGAGCGATCGCAACAGAAACGACCTCAAGCGTTAGATTATATAACCTCTATATTGCTCCTCTAGCAGCGATCGCACCAATCGCTGCTGCAATTGGTTGGGCAGTTATCGGCATCAATACTTCCAGCCTCGTTACGTCTCGATTGCCATTAGTGCCAGCTATTGTATATGCAGGCGTTAGCTTTTTATTAACCCTATTAAGTGTATTTCTCTTATCACTAATTATTAATGCCTTCGCCCCTCAATTTTCAGCCGAGAAAAATCAGCGACAAGCTCTTAAAGTGGCGGCTTATGCCAACACACCTGCCTGGTTAGCCGGTATCCTTCGAGTCATCCCAAGTTTTACAATTTTCGCTTTTATCTTGGGGTTGTATAGCGTATATCTGCTATATCTCGGATTGCCGATTGTGATGAAATGTCCAAAAACAAAAACAACCGCTTACACTGCGGTATCACTTGCGGGTGCGATTATCCTCTATGTACTTGTTATTGGAATTAGCAATTTATTAGTTAGATTTCCTAAACCAATGCTCTAAAAGGTAGTGCCCAAGATGTAATGATAGAGAAGTAGAGTTTCTCGCTGTCCTCCTTCCATGCCTGCCTGCCCAACTTGTGCATCTACCCACACGGTCAAGAACGGTCGTATTCACAACGGCAAACAACGGTTCAAGTGTCACGGTTGTGGACGACAGTTCGTTGAACAACCGACACAGAAAGTGATTGACCAAGCGACACGGAATCTCATTGACCGATTGCTGCTCGAACGAATTTCGTTGGCTGGAATTGCTCGGGCTGTCCAAGTGTCTGAGCAATGGCTGCAATCCTACGTCAATGAGAAATATGCTGGGGTGCCTCGAAGCGTGCAGGTAACCCCGAAAAAAAGGGGAAGCTAACGATGCAATGCGATGAATTATGGTCATTTGTGGACAATAAAGGCAATAAGCAGTGGGTCTGGTTAGCACTCGATGCAGACACTCGTGAGATTGTCGGGGTCTACATCGGTAATCGCGACGAGACAGCCGCCTGGAAATTATGGGATTCCTTGCCTCCGGTCTACCGTCAATGTGCAGTCGCCTACACCGATTTCTGGGCAGCTTATGCAGCCGTGTTTCCCAGCAAGCGACATCAAGCTGTGGGAAAAGAGACTGGACAGACCAGCTACATTGAACGGTTTAACAATACCTTACGCCAACGAGTTTCTCGATTAGTCCGCAAAACCCTGTCGTTTTCAAAGTCACTAGAGAATCACATTGGCGCAATTTGGTACTTCATCCATCATTACAATGCATCATTACTTCTTTAGCACTACCCTCTAAAAAATGTTGGGATCAACATATAGCGTTTCTCATACTAAGAGGCTATTGATAAAGTAAATCTAAAGATGAGCCAAGAGGTTAAATACTAACGATAGGATGCCTCAGATAAAATGTAACTACTAACTTAACTAACGTGAGTTCGGGTTAAGCGGAGGGGAGCAAATTGTGGTCAATCGCAATCGAGGGCTTGTTCGGCTGGTGACAGTAAGCGATTAAGCCACACACCACGTTCACCA of Coleofasciculus sp. FACHB-1120 contains these proteins:
- the thrB gene encoding homoserine kinase; this encodes MHPVSSVTVSVPATTANLGPGFDCIGAALALYNQFKFTRLEADAATLLSITVEGTEAARVNTGADNLVYQSFVKLYEHIGKTPPPVQIEIELGVPLARGLGSSATAIVGGLVGANCLAGAPLDENEVSRIAIALEGHPDNVVPALLGGCRLAATGLIDEPHRHGELKEEWEICEIPWHSEIVPVVAIPDFELSTEEARRVLPTQYSRADAIFNTAHLGLLLRGLETGRGDWLRVAMQDRIHQPYRTALIQGYDAVHSAAMAAGAFGMVISGAGPTLLALVEKALAPTVVEVMAAAWKDEGIMAQVRSLSIDTHGAKTSNIS
- a CDS encoding ATP-binding protein, with translation MAKEKILVVEDERIVAKDIVKSLQRLGYKVGASVASGEEALQKVAEIQPDLVLMDIMLKGKLDGIETTEKIHENFDIPVVYLTAYADEKTLERAKITEPFGYIIKPFDERDLHTTIEIALRRHLAEAATRVALEKEKQLSELKSRFWFMVAHEFRNPLTAILSSAELLESYSHELSELKRREYFYLIQTSVHSLNNLLNEVLEFGKAEEGKLECKPESLDLVCFCRDLVEHIKFSSGSKHRIIFTNQGDCPDACLDEKLLRHIFSNLLVNAIKYSPEGSNIHFELLCENEKAVFQIKDNGIGIPPDDLELLFDSFHRATNVSNIPGHGLGLTIVKKCLDLQSGEIAVNSKVGVGTNFTVTLPLNICVIQDKNVRS
- a CDS encoding histidine kinase dimerization/phosphoacceptor domain -containing protein, whose protein sequence is MPTKGLLSLESVIDRRPLTVSPDTLVIDAIAMMGKAKSSCVLPSLKIPPEAVLMSEARASSVFVVDGLHLLGVFTHTDAIRIIASEINLAEVKIASVMTQPSIALTESDIESDTENIFTALLILRQHQIRHLPVVDVQKQVVGVITLESIRQALPLDELIKSQPLIEAMTASVIQAPATASALSLAQLMAEHQVNCVVLTEETSELSSIQDSKLQPKPLSEANVQTSKSASHRYANETQNVRPTPTLTIPLNAVGIVIERDIIDLQALSLDLSQIQAFRVMNAPVLSLSPSDSVLVALWEMQQHQVQRVVVSDNGRDLLGIVTQTSFLQTLDLTQISTAVERLQQSITQFEAESSVPPHNETLEPQGQESPAELLEQLERNRLLTTIALRIHQSLNLDEILNTAVAEVRQFLQTDRVIIYRFNPDLSGTVVVESVAEGWQPALSSTIHDNCFGKNYAQSYKKGRIQVTEDIYTAGLTQCHIDILALYDIRGSLVVPILQGEHLWGLLCAYHCSGPRRWREFEIDLLKQLSTQVAIAIQQSELYQQVQAELAERKRAEEQLKASLKEKEVLLKEIHHRVKNNLQIISSLLKLQSAYTKEEQVLGMFKDSQNRIRSMALIHEKLYQSKDLSRIDFAEYIHDLARNLLRSYKASSQAITLKTTVNKITLNIDTAIPCGLIINELMSNSLKHAFPTPSEDNEICINIYSSGNHQFILSVSDNGIGFPTDLDFRNTESLGLELVCTLTEQLDGTIELDSSKGTSFNITFSEIGNIGRHK
- a CDS encoding Yip1 family protein translates to MNLFKRIPNILLHPKSEWRAIATETTSSVRLYNLYIAPLAAIAPIAAAIGWAVIGINTSSLVTSRLPLVPAIVYAGVSFLLTLLSVFLLSLIINAFAPQFSAEKNQRQALKVAAYANTPAWLAGILRVIPSFTIFAFILGLYSVYLLYLGLPIVMKCPKTKTTAYTAVSLAGAIILYVLVIGISNLLVRFPKPML
- a CDS encoding IS1 family transposase (programmed frameshift), which produces MPACPTCASTHTVKNGRIHNGKQRFKCHGCGRQFVEQPTQKVIDQATRNLIDRLLLERISLAGIARAVQVSEQWLQSYVNEKYAGVPRSVQVTPKKKGKLTMQCDELWSFVDNKGNKQWVWLALDADTREIVGVYIGNRDETAAWKLWDSLPPVYRQCAVAYTDFWAAYAAVFPSKRHQAVGKETGQTSYIERFNNTLRQRVSRLVRKTLSFSKSLENHIGAIWYFIHHYNASLLL